A region from the Bacillota bacterium genome encodes:
- a CDS encoding GntR family transcriptional regulator, whose product MYHKVREAIFEYVQRGELPPDNRLPSEDTLCSKLGVSRNTVREALLAMEHEGLVTRKRGMGTFIHPSALKAGPRIELVFDFAQLILAAGYSDRSVSHHAYESTADETIAEPLGIKVGDPVHVLEPTYSADGQPVIFCVYSIPHTVTHGNSEIFEARYDSFFSVFKEVTGGAEITHSIAKLKARTAEGKVAEELGLTPGTPIFSWDEILYDLRDRPVLYSKVYFNTERVPLCTMRMVPSSMSPWGETRRPYDEDQ is encoded by the coding sequence TTGTATCACAAGGTGCGGGAGGCCATCTTCGAGTACGTTCAGCGGGGGGAACTCCCGCCCGACAACCGGCTTCCATCCGAGGACACGCTATGCAGCAAGCTGGGCGTCAGTCGCAACACCGTGCGTGAGGCCCTGCTGGCTATGGAACACGAGGGGCTGGTGACCAGGAAACGGGGGATGGGGACCTTCATCCACCCCAGCGCCCTGAAGGCTGGACCCCGCATCGAGCTCGTCTTCGATTTTGCCCAGCTGATCCTGGCGGCCGGATACTCGGACCGCTCGGTCAGCCACCACGCCTACGAAAGCACGGCCGACGAAACCATCGCCGAGCCTCTGGGGATCAAGGTCGGGGACCCCGTCCATGTCCTTGAACCCACCTACAGCGCCGACGGTCAGCCGGTCATCTTCTGCGTCTACTCGATCCCTCACACCGTCACCCACGGCAACTCGGAGATCTTCGAGGCCCGCTATGACTCGTTTTTCTCGGTCTTCAAGGAAGTCACCGGGGGGGCGGAGATCACTCATTCCATCGCCAAGCTGAAGGCCCGGACGGCCGAGGGTAAGGTGGCCGAGGAGCTCGGACTGACCCCGGGAACGCCCATCTTCAGCTGGGATGAGATTCTCTATGACCTGCGGGATCGCCCCGTCCTCTACTCCAAGGTCTACTTCAACACCGAACGGGTCCCCCTGTGCACGATGCGGATGGTGCCGTCCTCGATGTCGCCGTGGGGCGAGACCAGACGGCCGTATGACGAGGACCAATGA